In the genome of Meles meles chromosome 2, mMelMel3.1 paternal haplotype, whole genome shotgun sequence, one region contains:
- the ZFYVE28 gene encoding lateral signaling target protein 2 homolog isoform X3, whose amino-acid sequence MMNRFRKWLYKPKRSDPQLLAQFYYADEELNQVAAELDSLDGRKDPQRCTLLVSQFRSCQDNVLNIINQIMDVCIPQDRAPRDFCVKFPEEIRHDNLAGQLWFGAECLAAGSIIMNRELESMAMRPLAKELTRSLEDVRGALRDQALRDLHTYTEKMREALRHFDVLFAEFELSYVSAMVPVKSPREYYVQQEVIVLFCETVERALDFGYLTQDMIDDYEPALMFTIPRLAIVW is encoded by the exons AGGTCGGACCCGCAGCTGCTTGCCCAGTTCTACTATGCGGACGAGGAGCTGAACCAGGTGGCCGCTGAGCTGGACAGTCTGGACGGGCGGAAGGACCCCCAGCGGTGCACGCTGCTTGTCAGCCAGTTCCGCTCCTGCCAG GACAACGTGTTAAACATCATTAACCAGATCATGGACGTGTGCATTCCCCAGGACCGGGCCCCGCGGGATTTCTGCGTCAAGTTCCCTGAGGAAATCCGGCACGACAACCTGGCGGGCCAGCTGTGGTTCGGTGCCGAG TGCCTGGCTGCTGGCTCCATCATCATGAACCGTGAGCTGGAGAGCATGGCCATGCGCCCTCTGGCCAAGGAGCTGACCCGCAGCCTGGAGGATGTGCGGGGCGCCCTCCGAGACCAGGCGCTGCGTGACCTCCACACCTACACGGAGAAGATGCGGGAGGCGCTGAGACACTTCGATGTCCTGTTTGCTGAGTTTGAGCTGAG CTACGTCTCAGCCATGGTGCCTGTGAAGTCCCCCAGGGAGTACTACGTGCAACAGGAGGTCATCGTGCTGTTCTGTGAGACCGTGGAGAG GGCCCTGGACTTCGGGTACCTGACCCAAGACATGATTGACGACTACGAACCGGCCCTCATGTTCACCATCCCCAGGTTGGCCATCGTGTG GTAG